The following proteins are encoded in a genomic region of Triticum dicoccoides isolate Atlit2015 ecotype Zavitan chromosome 1B, WEW_v2.0, whole genome shotgun sequence:
- the LOC119344327 gene encoding scopoletin glucosyltransferase-like translates to MAVKDEQQQPPLHILFFPFPAHGHLIPIADMAALFAARGVRCTILTTPVNAAIMRSAVDRANDAFAGTDSPTIDISVVPFPDVGLPPGVENGTAIKSQGDRGKFFEAAQLLREPFDRFLIDNRPDAVVSDSLFPWSVDAAAEHGVPRLAFLGSSMFALSCVDSMLRNNPLATVPDDPDALVSLPGLPHRVELRRSQLMDPTNQAEHWGWAFFEGLNAADQRSFGEVFNSFHELEPDYVEHYRTTLGRRAWLVGPVALATKDMAGRGTDALSPDADNCIEWLDMKPAGSVVYVSFGTLTSFSPAELHELARGLELSGMNFVWVIGAACPDSSEWMPEGFAELVAHGDRGFIIRGWAPQMLILNHPAVGGFLTHCGWNSTLEAVSAGVPMVTWPRYADQFNNEKVIVELLKVGVSIGAKDYASFVEAHEVIGGEVIAESIGRLMGNGEEGDAMQKKAKALGDKARSAVEGGGSSYNAVGRLIDELTARRSSVKVGEK, encoded by the coding sequence ATGGCAGTCAAAGAcgagcagcagcagccgccgctgCACATCCTCTTCTTCCCGTTCCCAGCCCACGGCCACCTCATTCCTATCGCCGACATGGCTGCGCTCTTCGCCGCCCGCGGCGTCAGGTGCACCATCCTCACCACGCCCGTCAACGCTGCCATCATGCGCTCGGCCGTCGACCGTGCCAACGACGCTTTTGCCGGCACCGACTCCCCGACGATCGATATCTCCGTCGTGCCTTTCCCAGACGTCGGGCTCCCGCCGGGCGTCGAGAACGGCACGGCCATTAAATCCCAGGGCGACCGCGGCAAGTTCTTTGAGGCGGCGCAGCTGCTCCGGGAGCCGTTCGACCGGTTCTTGATTGACAACCGCCCCGACGCGGTCGTGTCCGACAGTTTATTCCCGTGGTCCGTGGACGCCGCCGCGGAGCACGGCGTCCCGCGCCTCGCGTTCCTCGGTAGCAGCATGTTCGCGCTGTCCTGCGTCGACAGCATGCTCCGCAACAACCCGTTGGCGACTGTCCCCGACGACCCCGACGCCCTCGTTTCCTTGCCGGGCCTGCCGCACCGTGTCGAGCTGAGGCGCAGCCAGTTGATGGACCCCACGAACCAGGCGGAACACTGGGGCTGGGCGTTCTTCGAGGGCCTGAACGCCGCGGACCAGAGGAGCTTCGGCGAGGTGTTCAACAGCTTCCACGAGCTGGAGCCGGACTACGTCGAGCACTACCGCACGACGCTTGGCCGGCGCGCGTGGCTCGTCGGGCCGGTGGCACTCGCCACCAAGGACATGGCTGGGAGAGGCACCGACGCGCTCTCGCCGGACGCGGACAACTGCATTGAGTGGCTGGACATGAAGCCGGCCGGCTCGGTGGTGTACGTCTCCTTCGGCACGCTAACCAGCTTCTCGCCGGCGGAGCTGCACGAGCTCGCCCGCGGACTCGAGCTCTCAGGCATGAATTTCGTGTGGGTGATCGGCGCCGCATGCCCAGACTCTTCAGAGTGGATGCCCGAAGGCTTCGCCGAACTGGTGGCACACGGCGACCGCGGGTTCATCATCCGAGGCTGGGCGCCGCAGATGCTCATCCTGAACCACCCTGCCGTCGGCGGGTTCCTGACGCACTGCGGCTGGAACTCGACGCTGGAGGCCGTGAGCGCCGGTGTGCCGATGGTCACGTGGCCGCGGTATGCAGATCAGTTCAACAACGAGAAGGTTATCGTGGAGTTGCTCAAGGTGGGCGTCAGCATCGGCGCCAAGGACTACGCATCGTTTGTGGAGGCCCACGAGGTGATCGGCGGCGAGGTGATCGCGGAATCCATCGGGAGATTGATGGGCAACGGCGAGGAGGGCGACGCCATGCAAAAGAAGGCCAAGGCCCTCGGTGATAAGGCGAGGAGCGCGGTGGAGGGCGGTGGATCTTCCTACAATGCTGTTGGCCGGCTGATAGACGAGTTGACGGCCCGCCGGAGTTCCGTGAAGGTtggagaaaagtaa